Proteins encoded within one genomic window of Corynebacterium aurimucosum:
- a CDS encoding ATP-binding cassette domain-containing protein translates to MISTPHFTFGDGLTHGLVGPNGIGKTTLLRKIAGQLNASGIKVDGDKPYDNEKVLNKVVLMGIDNPLPEGWNVKKVFTVASLRWPTWNKERAEELVERFELPMKNYSGLSRGQKSAASFIVAVASGVPYMLLDEPYLGLDASKREVFYEVLREEHGRTIIVSTHHLNELSGLLDTVALMGESPISGPIDEFIEGVVQLTGSAEALDRALGRLQLPVLERETSAVADRALVDARPSHTTNVFDMAQEMGLRASEVSLEQAVLALGEA, encoded by the coding sequence ATGATTTCCACCCCACACTTCACCTTCGGCGACGGCCTCACACATGGCCTCGTCGGCCCCAACGGTATTGGTAAGACCACGTTGCTACGCAAGATTGCCGGACAGCTGAATGCTTCCGGCATCAAGGTCGATGGCGACAAGCCCTATGACAATGAAAAGGTGCTCAACAAGGTTGTGCTTATGGGTATCGACAACCCCTTGCCCGAAGGCTGGAACGTGAAGAAAGTCTTCACCGTAGCCAGCCTGCGCTGGCCCACCTGGAACAAGGAGCGCGCCGAGGAATTGGTGGAGCGTTTCGAGCTCCCGATGAAGAACTACTCGGGGCTTTCCCGCGGGCAGAAGTCGGCGGCGAGCTTCATTGTCGCGGTGGCTTCGGGGGTGCCGTACATGCTTCTCGACGAACCCTATCTCGGCCTCGACGCTTCCAAGCGGGAAGTATTCTACGAAGTCTTACGCGAGGAGCATGGCCGCACCATCATTGTCTCCACCCACCACCTCAACGAGTTATCCGGTTTGCTCGATACCGTGGCTTTGATGGGGGAGAGCCCGATCTCCGGACCCATCGATGAGTTCATTGAGGGCGTCGTCCAACTCACCGGCTCTGCCGAAGCCCTCGATCGCGCGCTGGGGCGCCTGCAGCTTCCGGTCCTTGAGCGCGAAACCTCAGCCGTGGCAGACCGCGCGCTTGTCGACGCCCGCCCCAGCCACACCACCAACGTCTTCGACATGGCCCAGGAAATGGGTTTGCGTGCCAGCGAGGTATCCCTCGAACAGGCAGTGTTGGCATTGGGGGAGGCATGA
- a CDS encoding NYN domain-containing protein, giving the protein MLERTLVFVDTSYLLASFYNSWETGARAQLEIDLPEVVSSLGSMIENQVGNRIHRQYWYDGIPDTGPHRYQRALRVCDGVQLRTGQLIEWGERRTQKAVDTRLVADMIVSAMKGQVTDFVLVSGDADMIPGVQEAVNNGVRVHLYGFGWDSMSSALRHACDSTTILDPREDFADAMELEVLEGPLPPTIREPQNSEDGSEDVSDAASELAPECEEPTEAQAAFPSAPKPGPATPSAAAQDVAATAAHPESAAPSVPAEDEEPSQPGTAAQEPADKESEAGTEASKPAPKPAAPKPSMMAPRRKLRSKYVPLPEEVWSSAGFQSPFDVGQQYASWWFDNAASADQRDQAHLLSGGGLPPEIDRPLLQFACETLHEYTLTETQRVNLRDGFHSGIRGVLINIRRQDS; this is encoded by the coding sequence ATGCTTGAACGAACACTTGTCTTCGTCGACACGTCATATCTACTCGCCAGTTTCTATAACTCATGGGAAACGGGTGCCCGAGCCCAGCTAGAGATTGATTTACCCGAAGTAGTCAGCTCCCTTGGTTCCATGATTGAGAACCAGGTTGGAAACCGTATTCACCGCCAATACTGGTATGACGGAATCCCGGATACTGGGCCCCACCGCTACCAGCGAGCGTTGCGCGTCTGCGATGGCGTGCAGCTGCGTACCGGCCAACTCATCGAATGGGGCGAGCGCCGCACCCAAAAAGCGGTGGATACCCGCCTTGTCGCCGACATGATCGTCTCCGCTATGAAGGGCCAAGTCACGGACTTTGTTTTGGTCTCCGGCGACGCCGACATGATCCCCGGAGTGCAGGAAGCCGTCAATAACGGCGTGCGCGTGCACCTCTACGGCTTCGGCTGGGATTCAATGTCCTCCGCTCTGCGCCATGCGTGTGATTCCACCACAATCCTTGATCCGCGCGAGGACTTCGCCGATGCAATGGAGCTCGAGGTTCTCGAAGGCCCGCTACCGCCAACCATCCGCGAACCCCAGAATTCCGAGGACGGCAGCGAGGACGTGAGCGATGCCGCTAGCGAGCTCGCTCCGGAATGCGAAGAACCTACCGAGGCACAAGCTGCTTTCCCCTCCGCACCGAAACCCGGGCCGGCCACTCCTTCTGCCGCGGCACAAGATGTGGCGGCCACGGCCGCTCACCCCGAGTCAGCAGCACCCAGCGTCCCCGCCGAGGACGAGGAGCCCTCCCAGCCTGGAACCGCTGCTCAGGAGCCTGCCGACAAAGAGTCGGAAGCAGGCACCGAAGCCTCGAAGCCTGCTCCCAAGCCGGCCGCGCCAAAGCCGTCGATGATGGCACCGCGCCGCAAGCTACGTTCGAAGTACGTTCCGCTCCCTGAAGAAGTGTGGAGCTCCGCCGGGTTCCAGTCTCCCTTTGATGTGGGACAGCAATATGCCTCGTGGTGGTTCGACAACGCTGCGAGCGCTGATCAACGCGACCAGGCTCACCTGCTATCGGGCGGCGGGCTGCCACCGGAAATCGACCGCCCGCTGCTGCAGTTCGCCTGTGAAACGCTGCACGAGTACACGCTCACCGAAACCCAGCGCGTCAACCTGCGCGATGGCTTCCACTCGGGCATCCGCGGCGTGCTCATCAATATCCGCCGGCAAGATAGCTAA
- a CDS encoding universal stress protein, which yields MAKEDIVVVAVDGSEASKNAVRWAANTAVKRGIPLRIASSYTMPQFLYAEGMVPPKELFDDLQAETLQKIEEARAEAHKVAPDLKIGHTVAEGSPIDMLLEMSKDVTMIVMGSRGMGGLSGMVMGSVSASVVSHASCPVVVVREDNHVTESTKYGPVVIGVDGSEVSQKATDYAFKEADARGAELIAVHTWMDMQVQASLAGLSAAQAEWAEVEKEQAELLTERLAEFQEKYPDVQVKKVIARDRPVRALTEASEGAQLLVVGSHGRGGFKGMLLGSTSRALLQSAPCPMMVVRPDSE from the coding sequence ATGGCAAAGGAAGACATTGTCGTCGTAGCCGTCGATGGTTCGGAAGCGTCGAAGAACGCCGTCCGCTGGGCTGCCAACACTGCGGTGAAGCGGGGTATCCCACTGCGTATCGCATCGAGTTATACGATGCCGCAGTTCCTCTACGCCGAAGGCATGGTCCCGCCGAAGGAGCTTTTCGATGACCTCCAGGCGGAAACCTTGCAAAAGATTGAGGAGGCCCGCGCCGAGGCCCACAAGGTTGCCCCGGATCTGAAGATTGGCCACACCGTGGCTGAAGGTTCCCCGATCGATATGCTGTTGGAGATGTCTAAGGACGTCACCATGATTGTGATGGGCTCCCGCGGCATGGGCGGTCTTTCCGGAATGGTCATGGGTTCGGTTTCTGCCTCCGTGGTCTCCCATGCCTCCTGCCCGGTGGTCGTAGTCCGTGAGGATAACCACGTCACTGAGTCCACCAAGTACGGTCCTGTCGTCATCGGTGTCGATGGCTCCGAGGTCTCCCAGAAGGCAACTGATTACGCCTTCAAGGAAGCGGATGCCCGTGGCGCAGAGCTGATTGCTGTTCACACGTGGATGGATATGCAGGTTCAAGCTTCCCTGGCTGGCCTCTCGGCAGCCCAGGCGGAGTGGGCTGAGGTGGAGAAGGAGCAGGCAGAACTGCTGACCGAGCGCCTTGCAGAGTTCCAAGAGAAGTACCCGGATGTACAGGTGAAGAAGGTTATCGCTCGTGACCGTCCTGTCCGTGCGCTGACGGAAGCTTCCGAGGGCGCTCAGCTGCTCGTCGTGGGTTCCCACGGTCGAGGTGGCTTCAAGGGTATGCTGCTTGGTTCTACCTCCCGCGCGTTGCTGCAGTCCGCTCCCTGCCCGATGATGGTGGTACGTCCGGACTCCGAGTAA
- the trxA gene encoding thioredoxin, protein MATIDITEDTFQETISADGITLVDAWAEWCGPCKRFGPVFEKASEEHPDATFAKLDTEANQELSAKLQIQSIPTLMVFRDGILVFREAGALPPAALEDLIGQVKALDMDEVRAQVESQKAE, encoded by the coding sequence ATGGCAACGATTGACATTACTGAGGACACGTTCCAGGAGACCATCTCTGCCGACGGCATCACGCTCGTCGATGCCTGGGCGGAATGGTGTGGCCCGTGCAAGCGCTTCGGCCCGGTCTTTGAGAAGGCATCTGAAGAGCACCCTGATGCTACGTTTGCCAAGCTGGATACTGAGGCCAACCAGGAGCTATCTGCGAAGCTGCAGATTCAGTCCATCCCTACCTTGATGGTTTTCCGCGATGGCATCCTGGTCTTCCGTGAGGCTGGCGCCCTGCCGCCGGCAGCCCTGGAGGATCTCATCGGCCAGGTTAAGGCCCTCGACATGGACGAAGTCCGCGCCCAGGTGGAGAGCCAGAAGGCGGAATAG
- a CDS encoding TetR/AcrR family transcriptional regulator — translation MAEKKSRRNRPSPRSRLLESATRLFTTEGIRVIGIDRILREADVAKASLYSLFGSKDALVIAYVEALDEEYRADWQKRTEDATDPENKILAFFDKAIEEQPAMEFRGSHFLNAAGEYPRPETDAERGIVAACVEHRTWIHSTITALLNAKNGYPSEEQASQILIFLDGGLAGARLTRDVAPLVTAKQLAIQLLSAPPADYSI, via the coding sequence ATGGCCGAAAAGAAGTCGCGCCGTAATCGCCCGAGCCCGCGTAGCCGACTACTCGAATCCGCCACGCGGCTCTTTACCACCGAAGGTATCCGCGTCATCGGAATTGACCGCATCTTGCGCGAGGCAGATGTGGCAAAGGCTTCGCTCTATTCTCTTTTCGGCTCCAAGGATGCCCTCGTTATCGCCTATGTCGAGGCCCTCGATGAGGAATACCGCGCAGATTGGCAAAAGCGCACCGAAGATGCCACTGACCCGGAGAACAAGATCCTGGCTTTCTTCGACAAGGCCATCGAAGAGCAGCCAGCCATGGAGTTTCGCGGCTCGCACTTCCTTAACGCAGCTGGCGAATACCCACGCCCAGAGACAGACGCCGAGCGGGGCATCGTGGCCGCCTGCGTGGAGCACCGAACGTGGATTCATTCCACCATCACGGCACTCCTTAACGCCAAGAATGGCTATCCCTCAGAGGAGCAGGCGAGCCAGATTCTTATCTTCCTTGATGGTGGTCTCGCCGGCGCCCGCCTGACCCGTGACGTCGCCCCGCTCGTCACCGCGAAGCAGTTGGCTATTCAGCTTCTGTCGGCGCCTCCGGCCGATTATTCGATTTAA
- a CDS encoding GntR family transcriptional regulator, with protein MDNSAQPLFRQIAVLIEDAIIEGTLTEGAQAPSTNELAAFHSINPATARKGLSLLVDLGILEKRRGIGMFVTSGAAEMIRARRRQEFAAEYAAPLIDEAVHLGYTRQQLHDLIDLVAESRGLYS; from the coding sequence ATGGATAACTCCGCGCAGCCGCTCTTCCGTCAGATAGCTGTGCTCATTGAGGACGCCATTATCGAAGGCACCCTCACCGAAGGGGCACAGGCGCCGTCCACGAACGAGCTGGCCGCCTTCCATAGCATCAATCCCGCCACCGCCCGTAAAGGCCTTTCTCTTCTCGTGGATCTGGGGATCCTCGAAAAGCGCCGGGGCATCGGGATGTTTGTCACCTCAGGTGCAGCCGAAATGATTCGCGCGCGGCGTCGCCAAGAATTTGCAGCCGAGTACGCCGCGCCGCTGATCGACGAAGCCGTGCACCTGGGCTATACCCGCCAGCAGCTCCATGACCTCATTGATCTTGTCGCAGAAAGCCGAGGACTCTACTCATGA
- a CDS encoding MFS transporter yields MNRLDHRSISRTERLDRLPVTGKHKRLLFGSGIGWALDAMDVGLISFIMAALAVHWGITPTQSSWLASVGFIGMALGATFGGLLADKFGRRHIFALTLLVYGLATGASALATGLTLLIILRFFIGLGLGAELPVASTLISEFAPLKVRGRMVVLLEAFWAVGWILAAVIGTFVVGASESGWRWALALGMVPALYALYVRLHLPESVRFLESKGRHEEAEEIVASFEAEVDEADIDRTTPAPTYSEEDVTATSIWSKSLRGRTLALWTIWFCVNLSYYGAFIWIPSLLVADGFSLVKSFSFTLIITLAQLPGYAAAGWLIEVWGRRSTLAIFLVGSALSAGFFGFANTEAMIILAGCLLSFFNLGAWGALYAIGPELYPTALRGRGTGAAAGFGRLASILAPLIVPPLIAVAGTGSLFALFAAAFGLAAVAALTLPEFKGRTLAQ; encoded by the coding sequence ATGAATCGTCTTGATCATCGCTCTATCTCACGCACGGAGAGGCTCGACCGCCTTCCCGTCACTGGAAAACACAAACGTCTCCTCTTCGGCTCCGGCATCGGCTGGGCGCTCGACGCCATGGACGTGGGCCTCATCTCCTTCATCATGGCCGCTTTGGCCGTGCACTGGGGGATCACACCGACCCAATCCTCCTGGCTGGCGTCCGTGGGCTTCATCGGCATGGCCTTGGGCGCCACCTTCGGCGGCCTCTTGGCCGATAAGTTCGGCCGCCGCCACATTTTTGCTCTGACCCTGCTGGTCTATGGCCTTGCCACGGGCGCTTCTGCCCTGGCAACGGGCCTCACGCTCCTCATCATCCTGCGCTTCTTCATCGGACTTGGCCTCGGCGCTGAGCTGCCGGTGGCCTCCACGCTGATTTCCGAGTTCGCACCGCTCAAGGTGCGCGGGCGCATGGTCGTTCTGCTGGAGGCCTTCTGGGCGGTGGGGTGGATCCTCGCTGCGGTAATTGGAACGTTCGTGGTGGGGGCGTCGGAAAGCGGCTGGCGCTGGGCCCTAGCGCTCGGCATGGTGCCCGCGCTCTACGCTCTCTATGTACGCCTTCACTTGCCTGAATCAGTGCGCTTCCTAGAGTCGAAGGGCCGCCACGAGGAAGCAGAAGAAATCGTCGCTTCCTTTGAGGCCGAGGTAGACGAGGCGGACATTGACCGCACGACCCCGGCACCGACCTACTCCGAGGAAGATGTCACCGCCACCAGCATTTGGTCAAAGTCCTTGCGCGGGCGCACGCTGGCGCTGTGGACCATCTGGTTCTGCGTCAACCTCTCCTACTACGGCGCCTTCATTTGGATTCCGTCACTGCTTGTCGCGGATGGCTTCTCCCTGGTGAAGTCCTTCAGCTTCACGCTGATTATCACTCTCGCCCAGCTACCCGGCTACGCCGCAGCCGGCTGGCTCATCGAGGTCTGGGGCCGCCGCTCGACCCTAGCGATATTCCTCGTGGGTTCCGCCCTGTCGGCCGGGTTCTTTGGTTTCGCTAACACTGAAGCCATGATCATCCTGGCCGGTTGCCTGCTCTCCTTCTTCAACCTTGGCGCGTGGGGTGCGCTGTACGCCATCGGCCCGGAGCTCTACCCCACCGCCCTGCGCGGGCGCGGTACCGGTGCGGCAGCTGGCTTCGGCCGACTCGCATCAATCCTGGCACCGCTCATCGTTCCGCCGCTCATCGCGGTGGCAGGAACGGGCTCGCTCTTCGCGCTGTTCGCAGCAGCCTTCGGCCTCGCAGCTGTAGCAGCACTGACACTGCCAGAGTTCAAGGGCAGGACCCTTGCTCAATAG
- a CDS encoding PspA/IM30 family protein, translating to MANPFSKGWKYVMASFDQKIDENADPKVQIQQAVEGAKEQHRQISEHAAEIIGRKTQLEMQLNRLVKSQKDYQDQTRRALELADASEDPQKAAEYNQAAEVVASQLVAVENELANLKSQHEAAAQAAEQAKAQQQQSEARLKEQLAQVDQLLSQADQAAMQEKNAEALDSMNELKPDDSTPTLDSVRAKIEKRYADALGAQELHQATGGSRIQEISAAGHDTAAASRLDEIRAEMAKNKEIEGSPFASDQALETGTEAGVGSESETTEGKQ from the coding sequence ATGGCAAATCCATTTAGCAAAGGCTGGAAGTATGTGATGGCTTCTTTCGATCAGAAGATCGACGAGAACGCTGACCCCAAGGTCCAGATCCAGCAGGCCGTGGAAGGTGCGAAAGAGCAACATCGCCAGATTTCCGAACATGCGGCGGAGATTATTGGACGCAAAACCCAGCTGGAAATGCAGCTCAACCGCCTGGTGAAGTCCCAGAAGGACTACCAAGACCAGACCCGCCGGGCGCTGGAGCTGGCGGATGCTTCCGAGGATCCGCAGAAGGCCGCCGAGTACAACCAAGCGGCAGAGGTCGTGGCGAGCCAGCTGGTCGCCGTAGAGAATGAGTTGGCCAATCTGAAGTCCCAGCACGAGGCCGCCGCCCAAGCTGCCGAGCAGGCGAAGGCCCAGCAGCAGCAGTCGGAGGCCCGCCTTAAGGAGCAGCTCGCGCAGGTGGACCAGTTGCTGTCCCAGGCTGATCAGGCAGCGATGCAGGAGAAGAACGCTGAGGCCTTGGACTCTATGAACGAGCTCAAGCCCGATGATTCCACGCCAACGTTGGATTCGGTACGCGCCAAGATTGAGAAGCGCTACGCCGATGCCCTCGGCGCTCAGGAGCTGCACCAGGCAACTGGTGGCAGCCGGATTCAGGAGATTTCGGCCGCGGGTCACGATACGGCCGCCGCGTCCCGCTTGGACGAGATTCGCGCCGAGATGGCCAAGAATAAGGAGATCGAAGGTTCCCCCTTCGCTAGCGACCAAGCGCTTGAGACTGGCACCGAAGCTGGTGTTGGTTCCGAATCGGAGACCACCGAGGGCAAGCAGTAG
- a CDS encoding GlsB/YeaQ/YmgE family stress response membrane protein, translating to MGLGLGFFGSIVVGIIAGWLAEKIMKRDQGLVTNLIVGVIGGLIGGGLLALFNKDVGDSWFLMIITATVGACILLWIVGAITGRKK from the coding sequence ATGGGACTTGGTCTCGGTTTCTTTGGATCGATTGTTGTTGGCATCATTGCGGGTTGGCTCGCAGAGAAGATTATGAAGCGTGACCAGGGGCTGGTCACCAACCTCATCGTTGGTGTTATCGGCGGCCTCATTGGTGGCGGTTTGCTGGCGCTGTTTAATAAGGATGTCGGCGATAGCTGGTTCCTGATGATTATTACTGCGACCGTCGGTGCTTGCATCCTGCTGTGGATCGTGGGGGCCATTACGGGCCGCAAGAAATAA
- a CDS encoding pseudouridine synthase — MTAPIPLEKKSMTGARIELKSMGQRISQKRRGATPLPIRDGLNPTHARVSDGPITAWDFVHNLITTQRHRHPEDNEAALQARFDANEVVRQDASPLRPDSILASNAVVYFYRMPAPETPVPYEIPILFEDERLLVVDKPPFMATMPRARHITETATVRLRRKTGNNELSPAHRLDRLTSGILVFTKDRSIRGAYQTLFAERRVTKTYAAIAPLADVSPGTVWRSRMEKTPGELQGRIVEGEVNAITEVAGVEPVDKAPYEAIHGALPELAKYTLKPQTGKTHQLRLHMLQAGAPIIGDPIYPVIYPAEAEDMRIPMHLTATHISFVDPLTGADREFSSQLPLQTYHLLNP, encoded by the coding sequence ATGACGGCACCGATACCATTAGAGAAGAAATCGATGACGGGTGCGAGAATAGAGTTGAAATCCATGGGACAAAGAATATCGCAAAAAAGGCGTGGCGCAACACCACTTCCTATCCGCGATGGACTAAACCCCACTCACGCTCGCGTATCCGACGGGCCAATCACTGCGTGGGACTTCGTACACAACCTCATCACCACGCAGCGCCACCGGCACCCCGAAGACAACGAGGCCGCGCTACAGGCACGCTTCGATGCCAACGAAGTTGTACGCCAAGACGCTTCACCCCTACGCCCCGACAGCATCCTGGCTTCCAACGCCGTGGTGTACTTCTACCGCATGCCGGCACCAGAAACGCCCGTCCCATACGAAATACCGATTCTCTTTGAAGACGAACGCCTTTTGGTCGTCGACAAACCACCCTTCATGGCCACCATGCCCCGCGCCCGCCACATCACGGAGACTGCCACCGTGCGCCTGCGTCGGAAAACCGGAAACAACGAGTTATCCCCCGCGCACCGCCTCGACCGTCTCACTTCCGGCATCCTCGTCTTTACCAAGGACCGCTCCATACGGGGCGCCTACCAAACGCTGTTTGCCGAGCGCCGCGTCACCAAGACCTACGCAGCCATCGCGCCGCTTGCCGACGTCTCCCCCGGCACCGTCTGGCGCTCCCGCATGGAGAAGACCCCGGGGGAACTACAAGGACGCATCGTCGAAGGTGAAGTCAACGCCATCACCGAAGTCGCCGGCGTGGAGCCAGTAGATAAGGCCCCGTACGAAGCTATCCACGGAGCACTACCTGAGCTAGCGAAGTACACACTCAAACCACAGACCGGGAAGACTCATCAATTACGGCTCCATATGCTCCAAGCCGGAGCACCCATTATTGGCGACCCCATATACCCGGTCATTTACCCTGCCGAGGCCGAAGACATGCGGATACCAATGCATTTGACGGCAACGCACATTTCATTTGTTGACCCCTTAACTGGTGCCGACCGTGAATTCTCATCACAATTACCATTACAGACCTATCATCTATTAAATCCATAA
- a CDS encoding heavy metal translocating P-type ATPase translates to MTTSLTLGITGMTCTSCSSRVERKLNKLDNVEATVNFATESASVSYDPATTTPADLIDVVEGAGYGAFTMDGEGEEPASTAEDARESEASDILQRTLLSAALSLPVMLLSMVPALQFQHWQWACLMLTTLVYVIGGAPFHRATWANLKHGAATMDTLITLGTTAAFGWSLYALFFGDAGMPGMTMHMTLRSNDAQMDHIYLESVGMVITFLLLGRWFELKAKGRSSEALTTLLTMGAKEATVLRDGTETRIPASELHVGDVFVVRPGEKIATDGVVLSGHSAVDESLLTGESMPVEVSPGSTVTGATINASGRLEVRATRVGSDTVLAQMGALVTAAQTSKAPVQRLADRIAAVFVPIVIGIALLALVAHLLFGGIAPAFVAAVSVLIIACPCAMGLATPTAILVGTGRGAELGILIKGPEILESTRQIDTIVLDKTGTITEGQMSVGAIQSTAGHTQQDVLRLAAAAEQGSEHPIARAIRTAYDGELPTAEDFHELPGQGIEATIEGAHVRVGRPPAGYEGTGTQVGVYVDDTLAGSIELQDRIKESSAAAIAAMHKLGLTPHLLTGDNAGAARAVARAVGIDDANVTAEVMPADKVDTIARLQEQGRTVAMVGDGVNDAAALAQADLGIAMGAGADVAIEASDITVMNNDLRSVAEAVRLARSTLRIIKGNLFWAFAYNIILLPVAAFGLLNPLLAGLAMALSSVFVVTNSLRLKSFTPEE, encoded by the coding sequence ATGACTACCAGCCTCACCCTCGGCATCACTGGGATGACCTGTACGTCGTGCTCCTCCCGCGTCGAGCGCAAACTCAACAAACTCGACAACGTTGAAGCCACGGTCAACTTCGCCACGGAGTCTGCCTCCGTGAGTTATGACCCTGCAACGACGACGCCCGCCGATCTCATCGACGTCGTCGAAGGCGCGGGCTACGGAGCCTTCACCATGGACGGTGAGGGGGAGGAACCAGCAAGCACGGCGGAGGATGCTCGCGAGAGCGAAGCCTCCGACATCCTTCAGCGCACCCTGCTCTCTGCGGCACTCTCCCTACCAGTGATGCTGCTTTCCATGGTCCCGGCCCTGCAGTTTCAGCACTGGCAGTGGGCCTGCTTGATGCTCACGACACTCGTCTACGTCATCGGCGGAGCACCCTTCCACCGCGCTACCTGGGCCAATCTGAAGCATGGCGCTGCCACGATGGATACTCTCATCACACTGGGCACTACCGCCGCTTTCGGTTGGTCCCTCTACGCGCTCTTTTTCGGCGATGCCGGAATGCCCGGTATGACCATGCACATGACGCTACGCTCCAATGACGCGCAGATGGACCACATCTACCTCGAATCCGTCGGCATGGTTATCACCTTCCTGCTGCTTGGACGGTGGTTTGAGCTCAAAGCTAAGGGGCGCTCCTCCGAGGCGCTCACCACGCTGCTGACTATGGGGGCTAAAGAAGCCACCGTGCTTCGCGACGGCACCGAAACCCGCATTCCCGCCAGCGAGCTCCACGTAGGCGATGTTTTTGTGGTCCGTCCCGGCGAGAAGATCGCCACCGATGGCGTGGTTCTCAGCGGTCATTCCGCCGTGGATGAATCCCTGCTCACCGGCGAGTCAATGCCGGTTGAGGTTTCACCCGGCAGCACGGTGACGGGCGCTACCATCAACGCCTCTGGGCGCCTTGAGGTGCGCGCCACCCGCGTTGGCTCCGACACCGTTTTGGCCCAGATGGGCGCGCTGGTCACTGCGGCCCAGACCTCGAAGGCCCCTGTACAACGTCTCGCGGACCGCATCGCCGCCGTCTTTGTCCCGATCGTCATCGGCATCGCTCTCCTCGCCCTCGTGGCACACCTGTTGTTCGGTGGTATCGCCCCAGCCTTCGTGGCCGCCGTCTCCGTCCTCATCATCGCGTGTCCGTGCGCCATGGGCTTGGCGACGCCCACCGCAATCCTCGTGGGCACCGGGCGCGGCGCCGAACTGGGAATCCTCATCAAGGGCCCGGAGATTTTGGAATCGACGCGCCAGATCGACACCATCGTTCTAGATAAAACGGGCACCATCACGGAAGGCCAGATGTCGGTGGGAGCAATCCAATCTACGGCAGGGCACACGCAGCAGGACGTTCTTCGTCTCGCCGCGGCCGCAGAGCAGGGCTCCGAGCACCCCATCGCACGCGCCATCCGCACGGCTTACGACGGCGAGCTCCCCACAGCCGAAGACTTCCACGAGCTTCCCGGCCAAGGCATCGAGGCAACGATTGAGGGCGCGCACGTGCGAGTCGGCCGGCCGCCTGCGGGCTATGAGGGCACCGGGACCCAAGTCGGCGTCTACGTCGATGACACCCTGGCAGGCTCCATCGAGCTGCAGGATCGCATCAAGGAATCCTCCGCCGCCGCCATCGCAGCAATGCACAAGCTAGGACTTACACCCCACCTACTCACCGGGGATAACGCCGGCGCGGCGCGTGCAGTGGCGCGAGCCGTTGGCATTGATGATGCCAACGTGACAGCGGAGGTCATGCCCGCAGACAAAGTGGATACTATTGCTCGTCTGCAGGAGCAGGGGCGCACTGTGGCCATGGTGGGCGATGGCGTCAACGACGCCGCAGCGCTCGCGCAGGCGGACCTCGGAATCGCGATGGGCGCGGGAGCAGACGTGGCCATCGAAGCTTCCGATATCACGGTGATGAACAACGACCTGCGCTCCGTTGCCGAGGCAGTGCGACTCGCGCGCAGCACCCTGCGCATCATCAAGGGCAACCTATTTTGGGCCTTCGCCTATAATATTATTCTTCTTCCTGTGGCAGCGTTTGGCCTGCTCAACCCCCTACTGGCGGGGTTGGCAATGGCCCTGAGCTCAGTCTTTGTGGTGACCAATTCTCTGCGGCTGAAAAGCTTTACCCCCGAGGAGTAA
- a CDS encoding heavy-metal-associated domain-containing protein, which yields MSTTTYTVTGMTCGHCELSVKEEISEISGVTDVTADHTTGAVTVTGEGFSDEQVAAAVAEAGYELA from the coding sequence ATGAGCACCACAACCTACACCGTTACCGGCATGACCTGTGGCCACTGCGAGCTTTCCGTCAAGGAAGAGATCTCAGAGATCAGTGGCGTAACCGACGTTACTGCCGACCACACCACCGGCGCAGTCACCGTCACCGGGGAGGGTTTTAGCGATGAGCAAGTTGCTGCTGCCGTCGCCGAAGCCGGCTACGAATTGGCCTAA